Part of the Zea mays cultivar B73 chromosome 4, Zm-B73-REFERENCE-NAM-5.0, whole genome shotgun sequence genome is shown below.
cgggaaaacagtgctaccatgagaactatcatggctctagtcttggctaaataactagggaagtcttatgttgggtactggtcgtggtcgaccggaacgggggcatctggcaagcgcttatagttccggctcaggcagattggatacgggcatagttcccaaagctttaccctgtagtatggactataagttggttacggtaggtgtgccttatgcagtttgaccattttcagcatttgcgtaatgaggactctagggagaagcctcgtagtgagaccctgaccattcacctcggaagtgaatacgggtctagctaacccaggctagaagggaatcgcgactcatgggtaaagatgcgccacctctgcagagtgtaaaactgatatatcagccgtgctcacggttaagagcagcctggactcctcacatgataattgaacttgaagatggaaataaatcgagatccgatgatctgtcaatggtttgcttaagtggtttcacttaagtgtttttgatatactcttatacctttgtttaatgggaatacttgggattcacacttattagtaagacagttgttgttaataaaatgttgaccaactaaaatgcttactgctcaaccttagcctcaccttgttacttggcattagtttttcccccacttgctgagccccgaccataagtgagctcacccttgcttaattttgatcagaagttgcagatgaagatatgatgctgagccccatggatgctagtctagtgatacccccggtcatcttcctgtggatggatgtccatgtctcggtgtactttgatgaataaaggttaagacattatgtatgTTCGAAgtataatatgttaatataatcgttatttacgcttttatgcattgtccttttgatatattacacttgtgacgtcaacatatgtgtgcaaatagatcctagcacacatatacgatgcacccggctctgcccttagaAACAGGTGTGACAGAGAGCCACAAGCGTgcacgctcgctcgcctcgcctcgcctggccgggGCCAGGGCGGGGCGGGGCTGGGCaaagggcgcgggcgcgggcgcacgacatgtgcgtgaatggtccgccgaaatccggcaccTCACCATGCAGGGGCACAACTTCCTTTTGCCGTTTTAATTTTTTGGTTACTTGGCTGTTAAGTTcagaatcctaaccgatcgctataaaatctaaacTGATCGCGAGATTTTCGCGGGCGGATCAGATCGAAGATAGCTATCTGTCCGCGGACTCGGTCCTATAAAAGGCGCCTGGCAGTCAgcatccaaatcatcccagttttcgctttcgcctctcttcacatCTGAGCCGCCTTCAGTTCTCTTCATCCCGATCGTCGACGTGGATTTGCGAtcgggagagcaggtctccggaacccttcgccttcgagatcctgtaccgggagagggcgaataaggtttttgggaagcgtcctcaCGCGACTGCTCGCTGATTCCGCTGATCATCAACCCCGctgcttcgacgtcgtcgaccctgctAATTCTGGCCCGCGCCATCTATTAGTATATCTGATCAGTACGtatcatctgatttgactttttatttcagttcttctgatttggtcatgatttatattcggaatttaatctggaaattgtctaattattcaacacatAGAAGGTAACGATGATCCACCATCGTCTGTTTTCCTTTCTGTACATAACGTGGTACAAAAATTACAGACCTTAGGTTTCAAGGTTAGAGGGGATAACAACTCTTTGAGTAATTTTTTAGATCGCATTAtacagagggagagagataggccTAGGCCTGTTGATATCGTAGTTGGTGAGAGAGTTTTAAATAAGGTGGACTATGACCTACGTATTGAGGAAGCGGTAGATAATTTCTTTTTAAGTAATTTGTGTAGCGACATTCTTAATGAGGCGACAGAATCTGGAAGTGAGCACATTGTTATGGTTCATACTGACATGAATATTGAAATACAAGTTTTTTTAAGGGAGGCGATACCAAATAAGTGTTTAAAAATGTAGGGAATTTTCTAGAATAGTGACGGGTTTAGAGACCCAAAAACATTGTTATGTGTCAGACTTAATAAgggaacaaaatctttctttcatTGCTATATCGGAGACGGTCCGTAAGTCCTTCCATGACTTTTTTCCCAAGAATTTGTGTGGGGAAAATTATATTTGGCATGTGAAAGAACCCGTTGGTCATTCGAGAGGTATCCTTTTAGGAGTGAACTTAGATGTGTGTGATATTGGAGGAATTGATGAAGGGAACTTTTATgtgaagtttaagcttcataataAAAATGATAGTTTTAAATGGGCTCTAGTGGCTGTTTACGGTCCTGCTCAGGATGACAGAAAAGAAGCTTTCCTCACTAAGCTGGTCCACGTCGTAAGTCATGACACCTTAGCTATTGTAATAGGTGGCGATTTTAACATCACGAGACATCCAAATGAAAAAATAAAGGTAGTTTTATACAACGATGGCCTTTCTTATTTAATGCGGTGATCGATGGTCTTAATTTGAAGTAGTTAGAAATGAGTGGTAGATAATATACTTGGGCTAATAATCTTCCTAATTCGACGTTTGAAAAGTTAGATAGAGTAATGGTTGCCACGGAATAGGATCAACATTATCCTCTTTCCTCGATAGTGGCTTTAACTAGAGATCTGTCTGACCACACTCCTTTGCTATTGAATACGGGAGAAACTAGAACATGTAACCAAATACAACCTTTCAAGTTCGAATTAGGTTGGTTACTACGTGATGATTTCTTTGACATAGCGAAGGAAAACTGGACAAATAAAAATGGTGGAAATTCCCCAATGGAGAAATGGCAATCAAAGATGAGGCGGTTACGTCAGCACCTCAGAGGATGGGCTAAAAATATTAGCAGCAAATataaaaaagaaaataaaggAATCTTAGATAGGCTATCAGTGTTAGATAAGAAGGCTGAAACGGTTTGTTTATCGGCACAAGAGTTGGAGGTGAGAAATACTATGCAGAATAGGTTAGCCCAGTTAGTGAGGAAGGAAGAGGTCAAATGGTACTAGAGAGAAAAAACAAAAAACCTCCTTCAGAGAGATTCAAATACAAAGTATTTTAAGTTGGTGGCTAGCGGGAAACATAGAAAATCTAGAATTTTTAAATTAATAGATGGAATCAAACCATAGAGGGTGACGAGGATCTTAAAAAATTTATTACTTCTTATTACAAAGGTCTGTCTGGACCATCTGATGCAACTGATGTTACTCTAGATAAGTCTATTACACATGATATTCCGCAAGTCTCGGAAGTGGAAAATGCCGCTCTTACCTCTTTATTTTCGGAAGAGGAGGTTAAGGTTGCTATTTTCCATATGGAACACAATAAGGCTCTAGGACCAGATGATTTTCCTGCAGAATTTTACCAAGTATTCTGGTCGATTATAAAAGATGATCTGATGTCCCTTTTCCTTGAGTACCATACAAGAGAGTTACCTCTATATAGTCtaaattttggcacaattatcttGCTACCTAAATGTAAGGATGCAACAATTATTCAataatatagacctacatgtttaCTAAATGTGAGTTTTAAAGTTTTTACTAAGATACTAACAAATAGGATCTGTTATGTGGATGATAAAACAATTGGTCCAACTCAAACACTGTTTATTCCTGGTAGGAGTATTATGGAAGGGGTGGTAATTCTTCATGAAACAATTCATGAGCTTCATAGAAAGAAGAAACATGGAATTATACTTAAATTAGATTTTGAAAAAGCTTATGATAAAGTGTGTTGGAATTTTGTCCAACAAGTGCTTCAGATTAAAGGGTTTTCTTACATTTGGTGTTCCTGGATCAGTGCTGTTATGACAGGTGATCATGTAGGGATAAAGTTAATGACCATACAGGTGAAAATTTTCAGACAAAAAGGTTTGAGACAAGGAGACCCTTTGTCACCTATCCTATTCAATTTTGTAGTAGACATGCTAGCCATCTTAATTAAAAGAGCGAAGGACAAAAACCACTTTGATGGTCTTATCCTGAATTTAGTTGATGGAGGGTTGTCTATACTTTAGTACACAGATGACACTTTGCTCTTCCTAGACCATGATTTAGAAAAGGCTTACAATCTTAAGTTGTTGCTTCTTGCCTTCGAACAAGTGTCGGGGCTTAAGGTCCACTATCATAATAGTGAGTTTCTTTTGTTTTGGTCAGGCAAAGGAAGTACAACAACAATATGTTCAACTTTTTGGTTGTTAAACTGGTGATTACTCATTTAAGTACTTAGGTATCCCTATGCACTATAAAAAGTTGAACAATAGAGATTGGAAGACAATAGAAACAAAAATTGAGAAAAAGTTAAGTAGTTGGAAAGGTAAACTTATGACAGTTGGAgggaggttggttttgattaaTTCTGTCCTAACAAGCTTGGTTATGTTTATGTTATCCTTCTTTGAGGTTCCCAAGGGTGTTCTAGAAAGACTGGATTACTTTCGATCGAGATTCTTTTGGCAGGGGGATAATCATAAGAAGAAATATAGGCTAGCTAAGTGGAATGTCCTATGTCAACCTAAGGATCACGACGGACTAGGTATTTAGAACATAGACATACAGAATAAATGTTTGTTGAGCAAGTGGTTGTTTAAGTTATTCAATGAAGAGGGTCTTTGGCAAAGTCTTTTGAGAAATAAGTATCTTAAAAACATACTCTAACTAACGTGATAGAAAGACCCGAGGACTCACACTTTTGGAAGGGTCTGATGAAGATGAAGGATTTATTCCTAAGTATGTGATCTTTGGTTGTTAGGAATGGGAAACAATTAAGTTCTGAGAAGATAAATGGTTAGGAAACCAAACTTTTATGCAACAGTACCCTTCCTTATATCAAATTGTGCGAAATAAGAGTGATACAGTTGCAAATGTATTGAATGGTGTCCCTCTAAAAATTTCTTTTAGGTGCGCTTTAGTTGGGCAAAATCTAAGCTTGTGGTATAATTTAGTTTCTAAGCTTATTCAAGTTCAGTTAACTGCAAAGAATGACTTGATTAGGTGGAATTTAACTCCTAACAGGTCTTTTATTGTACAATCAATGTATAGAGAAGTCATAAATAACGAAATTGTTTTTCGTCATAAATTACTTTGGAGTCTAAAGTTACCTTTAAAGGTTAAGATTTTTATGTGGTACCTTTTGAAAGGAGTGGTACTCACTAAAGATAATCCGGCGAAACGAAACTAGAGTGGAAGTAAGAGGTGTGCCTTTTGTAATACTGATGAAACCATACAACATTTATGTTTCAAGTGTCACTATGCACATTACCTGTGGCGGTTAATTTTTTGTTGTTTTGGTGTGCCTCCTCCCAGATCTTTAAAACATATGTTTAACTCATGGTTGGTTGGGGTTATTCTAAAAACTAAAAAACTTATTATCATAGGTGTTTCGGCTTTTTGCTGGGTTATTTGGATAAGTAGAAGTGATTTAGTTTTTGAAAAAAGGCCGATACCAACTTATCTGTAGGTTCTTTTTAGAGGAACACACTGACTAAGGTTTTGGAGTCAACTTCAGAGTAAAGATGAAAATAAGGATCTAATAATAAAAGGCTGCAGAAGTATGGAGTCAGTTGGGATGCACATCTTCGCGCACTATGGCTGGAGATTCATAAACAAATTGTCATTATGATTTTATTTTTCTGTGTTTTCGTGAGTGCATATACTATGTGTCGAAGGTTTGTCTCTCCTTAGTGTTGTAGTCCCTGTGACTAGTCTCTCATTTTGAGGTCAAAGCCGAATatttccattatctaaaaaaatcACGATTTTGGGTGGTACAGTCCTATGTACTGGTGAGATTGTATTGCTTGAGCTCGACAAGGTTATAATAATGCGCTGCTAGCTAAAAGTTTAGCTATGAGATAGGATCTAGTTTCTAGGGTTAGGTGAATTGTAAGGGTCCCTAATCTGCCGTATATATGCTGATGGTTTTAGGGTTACAAGTCGGATTCTCTCTAACTAACAGTTCTACAATCTCGAAATTATGTTTTTAAGTACGCCCCGAGTCAATGAGGACCATCGACGGTCCATATATATAATATGTGCAACGAGGACTCGGTGAATATTTATCTCCAGAGGATCTTCAACCCCATAGAGAAGAGAAGAAATATCTTCAAGGTACGGCAACATCGTATTTATTATTTTTATTGAAAATATATGAATGAACATGTTTTGAATGTTACTATACGAGAGTATCGATGGATGATTTGGATGGTCGACCCACCTCTACTGATGCCTCCTATTGGGGTTTTGAAGCCCCTAGAGATGAGGGTCGAGCTGCTACTAGTGCCTATCGAACCAAGAGTCAGCTGGCGGCGAGATGACTCTGCCTTCCAGCGCGCTGGCCGAGTCCTCCGTTCTTCTAGCTACCTCAGCCCCCAAGAGGCAAGTAACCATTGTCTCGACTATATcaattaataataataatttataTCATCAAGCGTTATTTGCCATCTAGATACAACTACCAGGCTAGCAGCTAGCTAGGTCCAAAAGATGAGGGATGATCTTGAAGCCCGGCCCAAACTCTTGAAGTCAAGGCCAAGAGCCAAGAACTTGAAGGTATGATCCTTATTTACAATTCTCAAAATTATCTATATCTGATTTGGTAATGATAACTTTAATTTGTAGAATAGACAGCCTATATATGAACGAGGCTTGATGAGTCATCAGTTTCCACGGGTGGGTGGGTCTTGACTCttgaaaacagaaaaaaaaaaagGAAATGACAACAAAAGGAGTCGACGACGACACTACTCTTGCCCGACCATGCATATATAAACAATATACGTATATGGAGTTCGTTGTTAAATTTGTATGTAGAATTTTGAAGGCAGGTGAAGATGCAGCAAGCTAGCATTTTGAAGATCGATGAGCGAGGTAGCAGCAGCTAGCCGGCGCCATGGAGGACGCTGCCGTCAGAGGTGTGCCTCATGGTGAGCCTGCCGTGGCCGATGATGCCCTTCTTCATCATTGCCACGAACTCGCCGTAGTCGATGCGGCCATCCTGCATGAGTCAGTCAGTCAAGTCCGATCACCAATGGGACAATATGATGCGATCCTCACGTACGTTGTCCTGGTCCACCTCTGTGATGATGTCGTCGAGGCCGACGTCGGCCATGTTGTGCTCCCTGCACGCCTGCTCCagctcgtcgacggtgatgtaTCCGCTGCCGTCCTTGTCGAAGTAGGCGAATGCCGCGAGCAGGTGCTCCTCGCGCTCCAGCTTGCTCATGTGCACGGTGGCGGCGATGAACTCGTCGTAGTCGATGCTGCCGCTCttgtccacgtcggcggcgtccaTCAGGTCCCTGATCTCGCTCTCCCTGAGGTCCTTGGACCCGTGCCTCTTCAGCCCCTCCTTCAGCTCGTCGAAGGTGATGGCGCCGCTGCCGTCCGTGTCCATGGCCTTGAACATCTCCTTCAGCCCCGCCAGCTCCTCCTCCGACAGGCTCTGCGAGATGACCCGCAGCGCCATCTTCTTCAGCCTGTTCATGGCCGAGAACTGCTTCAGCCGCGTCAGCACCGCCGGGTCCAGCGCCCTGTCCGGGGCCACCCCGTTCTCGCAGATCCACGGGTGGCACAGCACCTGGTGCGCGCTCAGCCTGTCCGCCGGCGGCGACCGCAGCATTCGGCGGATCAGGTCCTTGGCGCTGTCGGAGATGGCCGGCCACGGCTCCGAGTCGAAGTCGATGGCCCCCTTCAGCACGGCGTCGAAGATGCCCTGCTGCGTCTCCGCCCAGAACGGCGGCACCCCGCTGAGGAGGATGTACACGATGACCCCCGCCGTCCACACGTCCGCCTCGGGCCCGTAGTGCTTGCACAGCACCTCCGGCGCCACGTAGTAGGGGGAGCCCACCACGTCGGTGAACACCTGGCCGGGCTTGAAGAAGACGGAGAGGCCGAAGTCGATGGCCTTGAGCGACGCGTCGTGGCCCCTGTCCTTGAGCAAGAAGTTCTCGGGCTTGAGGTCCCGGTGCATGACGCCCAGCGAGTGGCACGCCTCCACGACGCCGACGATGACGCGCGCGATCTCGGCGGCCTTGCGCTCGGAGAAGTACCCCCTGTCGACGATGCGGTCGAAGAGCTCGCCGCCCTCGCAGAGCTCCATCACGATGTGGACGTAGAGCGGGTCCTCGTAGGCGCCCTTGATGGTGACGACGCTCTTGTGGCCGGCGAGGTGGTGCATGATCTGGATCTCGCGCCGCACGTCGTCGACGTCCTCGGGGGTGAGCAGCTTGCGCTTGGCGATGGACTTGCAGGCGAAGGCGGCGCCCGTGGACAGCTCCGTGCACAGGTACGTGGTGCCGAACTGCCCCTGCCCGAGCTTGCGCCCCACCGCGTAGAGGTCGCGCAGCGCCGGGGTGACGTGGCCCAGCACCGCGGTCGGGGACGACAGGTGCAGCTGGTGACCGCCCATGGTGCGACGATGCCGCTGCTGCTGCAGGTGGCAGGAGTAGGTGATGCTGCTAGTGCTGCTGCAGGCGGGGAGGGACAGGGACGACGACGACAGGGCGATGCTGTTGCTGCTGTGGTGGTGGTGACCGTACCAATAGCAGTCGGTGGTGACCGTACCAATGCATCGCTGGGCCTGGGATCAAAATAGAACAGCGCCGGGCGCCGGCATTGCTGCTGCCGTCCTAGCTCGTCGTCGTTGTCATTCAATTCGGACGATCGACACGGGACCGGCCGGGTGAGCGCCGCCGCCGATGGATTTTTGATCGATCGATCGATCCCGGGCTCGCTCCTCACCACCGATGATCGGTCGATCCTTAAACGACGGCGACGGACGATGGATCCTTGCTTAATCAAGCACTAAACTGATATCTCTCTGGTGGAGGATGGGAGGAGGGTTGGTGGAGAGAAAAGCTCGGGAAGGGACGGCGACGACAGGATGGGAATGACGGAATGGGGGAGCGGAGGCAAACAAATTCGTCGTAAGCTCCGGCGGGAATTGAGGATGACGACGCAATACAAGCTGGCCTGGATATATATAGGTAGGACAGCTTGCTTGCTGGGTGATGAGCAGCAAGCACGTATACATTACAGGGACAGggaagaagaaggacatgcatgcGTCGCCATAGCTCAGACTCAGTGCGCGAGCACAACGAACGAGCACACGCGCCAGACGTCTCACTGACAGTTGCGGCCCACACCATGACTTTCACCTGGACGCCTAGTCAGCCAAGACCTGacccatcctggccatccaaccaATCCGGTCAACGGGAGAACATGTACGAGGCGATGTCGCCGCGCCGGGCGCTCCTCGCCATCCTCCTCGCCGTCGCCCTCGCCTCCGCTTCCTCGGCACCCCAGCCCCCGCCGTGCAGCCGCTCGTGCGCGGCCCTCAACTGCGACTGTGCGTGGCTCCCCGTCTCATCCTCATCGGTTCCATCGGGGCGGCGGGCGATCTGGTCCGGTTCCTGTTTTGTAACGCTTCTTTGCTGCAGCCCTCGGGATCCGCTACGGCAAGTACTGCGGCGTGGGCTGGAGCGGCTGCGACGGCGAGGAGCCCTGCGACGACCTCGACGCCTGCTGCCGCGACCACGACCGCTGCGTCGAGAGGAAAGGTTACGTTTCCTTCATCCCCGGCCTGCGTTTGTTGTGCTCGTTAATTAGGGTCTGAGTGAGATGGGTGGATGGATCATGATCAAGTTCCTAGCTTGCAACTCATCGGTAGCAAAGGAATTTTTCATTGGATTTGATTTCGCGTTGCAATCTGATCACTACACTTGCTCACTCCgttttttttatttgtcgcgttttAGTTAAAAAAAATAAACTAGCCGGTAACAAATATTGAAGAATAGAGTCagttttctttatttattttctGCTTGTGGTGTGGTTGGAATGCAGTGCCTTCAAGCACCATTACCACAAAATTTTGCATTTACCATCCACGAAAAGGATGACCACAGTTATTCTCCCAACCTGAACATTACATGTAATCAGTCAGTCACTCAGCCTCAGCCTGATGGGAATAGAAATGAAAATAGTGATCAACAGCGGATTAGCATGAGGATATGGTATCCCCACACCAACTCAAAATAGTTTTTGACTTTTATTCACCTGCAGTTCCTGAGCTGATGTAGCTTTTCTCTTGTTTTGATTTATCATTCTCTGCTAGGTATGATGAGCGTGAAATGCCATGAGAAATTCAAAAACTGCATGAGGAAAGTGAAAAAGGCAGGCAAGGTTGGCTTCTCCAAGAAATGCCCGTACGAGATGGCTATGGCTACAATGACTCAGGGGATGGATATGGCCATCATCCTTAGCCAGTTGGGCACCCAGAAGGTGGAACTCTAGCGTTAGCTAGCTCCGCCTCAGCTGCATGTTGATTTATTCTCACGGAAATATTTATATACTCCACTGAAGAATAGAATTTGCTTCCATATGATTACTGTTGTTTCATCGAAGTCAGAGGGATGCATAGCTTATCTTTCTTCTGCCAAATtgaaaaagaaaggaaaagactTCAGTTTATTTTCTGTAGCTTGAATAGTTTTTAGTGCTAATATCATTTTCTAAGAACGCATTCTCGTCAAGACCCTTTTTCCCTAATCATACCATCCTCTAATCCTATAAACTTAGTATATCGATCAAGACACGATATTCCTTCGATCTTTCGGGACAACCAATAAAATGACAACTTACTGGCTTAAATATTTTAGTTTTTGATGGACAACCTCACACATGCAAATAATTTAGGCCTCGTTCGTTTTGGCCGGATAAGCCCATTCCCTGCCTCATTCCAGGAGGAACGAATCAACCTGGTTTAGAATCTGGTCCAGTCTGCTAGAGTTGTTCGTTTTGACCTGGGCCGGAAACAAACCCGCCTGATTTTGATTCCCATCCCTCAATCCTCGGCCTGGAACGAGTCCAGGTGACCTACCTTCTGGTTTGGTTCCTGATCTGGAAACGGGCTGGTGACAGGAATGAGTGACAACCCATGATTCACTCGATCCTGGGCTGGCTTTGTTACTGACCTGGCTTGGATCCTGGGCT
Proteins encoded:
- the LOC100284535 gene encoding phospholipase A2 precursor (The RefSeq protein has 1 substitution compared to this genomic sequence) translates to MYEAMSPRRALLAILLAVALASASSAPQPPPCSRSCAALNCDSVGIRYGKYCGVGWSGCDGEEPCDDLDACCRDHDRCVERKGMMSVKCHEKFKNCMRKVKKAGKVGFSKKCPYEMAMATMTQGMDMAIILSQLGTQKVEL
- the LOC100384477 gene encoding Calcium-dependent protein kinase 6, with product MGGHQLHLSSPTAVLGHVTPALRDLYAVGRKLGQGQFGTTYLCTELSTGAAFACKSIAKRKLLTPEDVDDVRREIQIMHHLAGHKSVVTIKGAYEDPLYVHIVMELCEGGELFDRIVDRGYFSERKAAEIARVIVGVVEACHSLGVMHRDLKPENFLLKDRGHDASLKAIDFGLSVFFKPGQVFTDVVGSPYYVAPEVLCKHYGPEADVWTAGVIVYILLSGVPPFWAETQQGIFDAVLKGAIDFDSEPWPAISDSAKDLIRRMLRSPPADRLSAHQVLCHPWICENGVAPDRALDPAVLTRLKQFSAMNRLKKMALRVISQSLSEEELAGLKEMFKAMDTDGSGAITFDELKEGLKRHGSKDLRESEIRDLMDAADVDKSGSIDYDEFIAATVHMSKLEREEHLLAAFAYFDKDGSGYITVDELEQACREHNMADVGLDDIITEVDQDNDGRIDYGEFVAMMKKGIIGHGRLTMRHTSDGSVLHGAG